The following nucleotide sequence is from Phormidium ambiguum IAM M-71.
TGCACCGCATTTCGCAATTTTTTTACATCGGGATAGTCTGGGTAGCTCTTTTCTCCATTGCAAAAAGGTAATTGCATTTCTCGTAAGTCGAGAATTTCTACTTCTGCGCCTAAAGCTTCGATTCTTTGCGCGGCTAATTTTAGGGCTAACTGACTGTAGGAGTCATTCCGCAAACTACCACCAATGCCAACTATTTTTACCATACTTTCCTCTTTTTTTTGTCAATACATTCTTGATTAAAAGCAACAATAATTTACTTTGCTTAATCGATCTGAGTTAATTCGTACTCGTTATGACTACATAAAGGATAACAAGTTTAATTCCGGCTTGTCAACTTCACAGGAAAGCCCTTCTAGCTCAAAATAGAAAAGAGTCAGTTTAGCGATCGGGAAAAATTGTGCCAACCAACAATTCTTTTGGGCTAAAATCTGAAAGCATTTCCAGGGAGCAACGATTTCCGCACCCAAAAACAACTGACATTGCTGCTTTGACATGGGCTATGCCAGGATTTGATCGAAAAAATCCATGATAATAAACAATTCTGTGCTGGCAGATTTGCTGCAAGAGTTACCTGATTTGCGACCCCAAATCTACTTTAAGTCTTCCCTAACCGCACTTTCCCACGCAATGGAAGACCAAGTTTTGGCGAGTTCAGACCCACCTTTAGTAATAGCGAGTTTTCAGCGCGAACGGTTTTACCGTCAGGAAGCACACCGTTATCAGAAAATCGCCGAAAGAAGCGACCAAATTTACGTACTTGCAGCCCCAGAAACAAGTTTTACTAATGGCTACGATCGCTACGAAATGGTAGCTTTTGACCCAGAGGATAGCTTAACTCAGGAGTGGCATTTGATAGTGATTGGACAGCAGTATGCTAGCTGTCTGATTTGTCGGGAACGCTTAGCCTCAACTTTGGCGGAAGAAGAAAATTTAGTCGATATAGACACTTCCCGCAGATTTGAAGGGATTTGGACATTCGATCGTCAGGTGACAAAAAAAGCTGCGGAAATCTTGCTACAGCGGATTTCGCTTTACCGACCAGAGTTAAAAACCAAAATTAAGCGGGCGCAGAAACAATTTTTACAAGTAAAAGCAGCGGAAGTTAAGAAAAAGGATTCACAAGAATCTCCAATTGTCAATCCCGATCCTTTCGTACAACGTTTAGTTACCTATTTACAAGCGGGTCAATATAAATTATTGAAAGCTTATAAATCAATTAGCGAACAAGAGCGCAAAGAACGCTTAGTTAATTCCATCACAGCGGCAATTCGGCAATCACTGAACACCCATGAAATTCTGAAAAAAGCCGCAGAAGAATTAGGGCAAGCAATGCAAGTTTGTCGGTGTTTGATTTACCGTTGTAAACAAAGCGACAAAGTAGCGAATAATCAACATGAATCTTTAAGTCACGGGGTTTCGCCGTTGGCTGGGGAAAATTGGCCTTTACAAGATAACCCTTTGTTTCAGGAAGTGGTAGCGAAACAAGCCAGAGTATATGTAGCAAATACTCAGACAGATGAACGGGTGAAAAATTCGCCAGTGTTGCAAAATTTGGTACAACGCTTTGGAATTGTTTCTTGGTTGTTAGTGCCAGTGTTGGATAAAGGCAGATTGTTGGGCATGGTGGAGTTACACCATTGCGGGACAACACCGCATGAGTGGGAATACGAGGCATTAGAATTAATAGAAGCGATCGCATCGCAACTCGGAGTAGCCTTAATTCAAGCCGAAGCCTACGCCAACCTAGAAGACCTCAACGAACAACTAGAAGCATTAGAACGCACTCGCAGCAACCTGATTGCCATTACCGGACACGAACTGCGAACCCCCCTTTCTACCATTCAAGTTTGCCTGGAAAGTTTAGCCAGCGAACCAGATATGCCCCCCGAACTGCGGCAGGTAATGTTGAACACAGCATTATCTGACGGCGAAAGAATGCGGAAACTGATTCAAGACTTTCTCACTCTTTCCCAACTAGAAAGCGGTCGAGTACAATGGCATCCCGAAGCCCTACAAGTCCAAGAATGCGTAGACCTAGCCCTCAGCAGTACTCGCGTGCGGAATACAGAAAATTTGCCGCAAATTACTGCTGAAGTACCATCAGAACTGCCCTTAGTCCAAGCAGATGGAGAATGGTTAGTGGAGGTACTTAATAAATTGCTAGACAATGCTTGTAAATTTACCTCGCCTGATGGAGAAGTGACAATTCAAGCCAAAACTAACGGTCATCAAATGCTGGAAGTCACAGTAGCAGATACCGGAAGAGGAATCGAACCAAATCGTTTGGAGAGAGTGTTCGATCGCTTT
It contains:
- a CDS encoding DICT sensory domain-containing protein, with translation MIINNSVLADLLQELPDLRPQIYFKSSLTALSHAMEDQVLASSDPPLVIASFQRERFYRQEAHRYQKIAERSDQIYVLAAPETSFTNGYDRYEMVAFDPEDSLTQEWHLIVIGQQYASCLICRERLASTLAEEENLVDIDTSRRFEGIWTFDRQVTKKAAEILLQRISLYRPELKTKIKRAQKQFLQVKAAEVKKKDSQESPIVNPDPFVQRLVTYLQAGQYKLLKAYKSISEQERKERLVNSITAAIRQSLNTHEILKKAAEELGQAMQVCRCLIYRCKQSDKVANNQHESLSHGVSPLAGENWPLQDNPLFQEVVAKQARVYVANTQTDERVKNSPVLQNLVQRFGIVSWLLVPVLDKGRLLGMVELHHCGTTPHEWEYEALELIEAIASQLGVALIQAEAYANLEDLNEQLEALERTRSNLIAITGHELRTPLSTIQVCLESLASEPDMPPELRQVMLNTALSDGERMRKLIQDFLTLSQLESGRVQWHPEALQVQECVDLALSSTRVRNTENLPQITAEVPSELPLVQADGEWLVEVLNKLLDNACKFTSPDGEVTIQAKTNGHQMLEVTVADTGRGIEPNRLERVFDRFYQEEGALRRTTGGTGLGLAICRQIVTAWGGRIWAESAGKDQGSQFHFTVPIAEAN